The nucleotide sequence GAGACTGTGGATGAGAGAAGAATAAAAGGTCAGAAGCCCAAGAATACCAAGTCAATGTAGAAGCAAAATATCAGACCAGATATAGCCGAAAAGTTCAAGAACAAAGAGGACTCCTGGCTTTAAAGACACAAAGTTAGGCTTTTCCTCTCAATTATTGAATGGTTATGAAGTCCTGTTGTATTTTTGCTTTACattcaaacaaatagaaaacttaCTAGTTCAGTGAAAATGTAGAAATTGGGAAGTACTattccaaataaaattaaaagtcatcaaaatattcattttttagccaacactatattatatatttcttacaAAATGCATAGATACTGTTTTGTAtctattggttttattttcttttctaataatatTTACAGTGTGAAGCACCGTTTTATACGAGGTGCTTTGGCTACACCTCGGAGTCATCTGGCTTAAAACACATACCGGTGAAGCCACCATTGGCTTCTTCTTCTGcctgtctatttttatttttaacattcccTTATTTTGACCTTAAGAAGCTACTTTCCATGAAGATCAACAAATCATGTGCTCTAGCAAGTATAATATCCTTTCACAGTGTTTTCAAAAGTGGTGATTTCcttgcctttaaaattttatttttacaatttttttacttGCCACAAAACCATGTGATAGAAAGGTGAAACTAAAGCCATATTGAAAACAAAGAACCACTCATTTCTAGTAAAAGAAATCTAGTTATACTTAATTCCCTTTTTGCCTGCCTCCAAGTATAATTTCTACTAGATTACAGAAGTAACCAATTACTTTCATCTACCTTTCCCTTCATGTGCCTGGAAACTAactttttaaactcttattttgagagtttaaatttatttttaaataagtgtatTTATTACCTCTCCTAATCTTAGATCATTTAATCATAATTCTTCTTaaactttctttcatttctatctGTAGACACACTTCTTTGTATATATTGAGTTTTAGCATCATTTGTTTAGCTTTCACTTAAATTAGCAGTCAAATGAATAGCAACTAATAAATCAGTATGCAGCAatttaaatgcttattaaaatTTGCCAATCAGAACCTAACTCCCAGCTTTGCTTACTCAGAAAGGACTGACATTTTCTTGCCACACCATCTACTAAAGATAAGGCATGCAGTTTCAGATTAAATTAAATATGGCATTTCTGTATATTTgggttatattttattgtttttgaaaaaggaaatcatTCTGAGAACTTATCTAAATTTTAAAGGTTATGATTTTCAGGGtatcaaaatattttgcaaattattttctttaacaactTACCACAGTGTCTGAAATTTAGGCACTTGTGATTCTTATGGGCTGTTAAAGCTGGATAgagagatacatagatatatatacataaatatagaaatatacataGATATGGAATATAGATGTAGGTATATATTGCATCActgaaaaaaaatgcttcaaatAGCTTATAAGACCAAGGCTTTGAAGTGTTGTATGGATAAACTTAaggtttctgtgtgtgtttgtgtgtatttatatgtatgtgaGTTTTGGGTTGGGGAGTGAAAGAACTAGGAAAAGATATGCCTCAAGGAAGGGAAATCAGGAATGGGACAACAAAGTGCACTCAGAGGAAGCCTGAGTATCAGATAGGGAATGATGGTACTAGGACAAGGTCATGAAACAGGAAACGGTGTCAGAATTTAAAGCATATCTACCCTCTAATGTATGAAATCTTTAGAAtatgttaatttaattttagCTCTTCAGTGGGTTATGCCTAAGAATTAAAGGAggctttaagaaataaaatgcaacCTTGAAATAACTTTTCTTTATTGGGTCCTAATAAAGAGTTTCAAATGGCACTCTCTATTTGTGACAAATCACACACATGTTCATTGCTACATTTCTGGAGTCTTGAAATTTGCAACTgccaaaaataatcaaataaatagtCCTTTTTCTTCCTAGGAAGAAATTCTTCTAAATTTAGAAGCCAATTCCCAAAAGAGTTTATGCTGTTGAGAGaaaatttgtgaagaaaagagtctattagttaatttttaaatgctgtcaatttttaaatgctgttaatttttaaatgctgttgACTTGTAAGAACAGTTCATCATTTATTCAATATGTGAAAAGTACTTGACCTCATCTAAGTTTACAATTGCCCAAACACAAGGTCAGGAATGAAGTTAAATATGTCAGCATGGTACTGCCTTCttgtcttatttctcctttccccTATCACTTTTACCTCTTGTGCCTTCCGAAGTGAATGAGGTAACACTTCATATGCTGATTGCCTGTGAAAAGGGCATCTTTATTCATTGAGACAATCCTTCTAGGCTTAAAATCAACCCAAAATCAAGGAAAAGGGTAAGACTGCAAAGTATTTGGGTATTGGTGAGTCTTCATAGATATCGCTTTATGAACGATCACTTATGTCCCCCATAAGGAAAGCCAATTCTAGTAAGTGTATTACATTCTTGGTTCACAGAATAgatgattatttaaattttaaatttaattataaggAAATCTTCTTATTGTTTAATAACCAATTTGATCTGTTGAAGTGTTCTGTGTCTTATGTCAATTTATATAAAGGACCCTCCTAAGGCATAAAAAATAACTAGTATTACATTTCTTAGTATTTTCTGTGGCTCATTTGAGGGAGGGGTATGGATATTGCAAGAGGGAAAGAAGTTGGGAAGGGCAAAGACCTGGAAATTAACCACACTATGCCTTGTTATTCTCCTAGGGTCTCATGATTCCTTCAGCTTCTACATTGATGAAGCCTCTCCAGTAGGTCCTGAGCAGCCAGAAACTGTCCAGAATTTTGTCTCTGTGTTTGGAACTGTGGCCAAAAAGCTCATGCGGAAATGGTTAGCCACTCAGACAATGAATTTTACTGGCCAGCTAGGAGCTGGAATTCGTTATTTTGATCTTCGAATTTCCACCAAGCCCAGAGACCCCGACAATGAACTCTATTTTGCTCATGGTTTGTTCAGTGCCAAAGTCAATGAAGGCCTTGAGGAGATCAATGCATTCCTCACAGATCACCATAAGGAGGTAGTGTTCTTGGACTTCAACCACTTTTATGGGATGCAGAAATATCACCATGAAAAACTGGTCCAAATGCTGAAAGACATCTATGGAAACAAAATGTGCCCAGCGATTTTTGCCCAGGAAGTTAGTTTAAAGTACCTGTGGGAGAAGGACTATCAAGTGCTGGTCTTCTACCATAGTCCAGTGGCTCTGGAAGTGCCCTTTCTCTGGCCTGGGCAGATGATGCCAGCACCCTGGGCCAACACCACAGACCCGGAGAAACTGATCCAGTTTCTTCAAGCATCCATCactgagagaagaaagaagggatCGTTTTTTATATCTCAGGTGGTGCTGACCCCCAAAGCTAGCACTGTGGTCAAAGGGGTGGCAAGTGGCCTCAGAGAAACAATCACAGAAAGGTAAGTGTCTTTAAAATATCAGGGGGGAAACCTCAAATAATTTAACTTGAATTTATAGAGCTCATAAGTGATGAAGCTGAAATTATACCTATGTATATTAGGTCCCCGGGGCTGCAATAGCAAAGTACCACTAATTGGGtttcttaaaagaataaaaatatattatctcacagttctgaaacctagaagtctgaaatcaatgtcagcagggttggttccttctgaggactCTAAAAAAGAATCTGTTTCATGCCTCTCTCCTAGGTTCTGGTGGTGGCTGGGAAGCCTGAGTGTTACTTGGCTTATAcatgcatcactccagtctctgtctcctttttctcatgccattttctcatgtgtctctgtgttttcctttgcttataaggataccagtcatattgaattagggcctGCTCTAATAACCTCATCTTAATTACTTCTGCAAGGAACCAatttccaaataatgtcacaCTCACAGGTAGcaggggttaggactttaacatgtATTTTTGTGGACCACAGATCAACCCATAACACCATGTATTTTGACTCCATGTCTAGTTGTCTTTTCATAGCACCCTTTTTCACATTTGTGTAGTGCTTTATAGATTGCAATATCCTTTCTCTACCATTTGCAGTCTTTTAATATCCCTAATTCCATTTGAAATGCATAACAACACTGAGAAGTAGATATCgtattacagatttaaaaaatgaggttCAAAAAAGTGATATATTTTTCCTAAGACCCCTTCAACAGTGAATGATAACACAGATACTGAAACTCTATTCTCAAACTATATCCTATGCCTTTTATACTACATACGCAGCCTTATAAGGAATGGTTACCCTGAGAAAGTGGTCACTTCATTGGTCAAGCCCAGCCAAACATGTAGGATGTTCATTACCTGTGAGGTATAATTTGAGCAATCACAGTTTTTCCTGCGAGTGTGACACAACATACTGa is from Pan troglodytes isolate AG18354 chromosome 4, NHGRI_mPanTro3-v2.0_pri, whole genome shotgun sequence and encodes:
- the PLCXD3 gene encoding PI-PLC X domain-containing protein 3; the encoded protein is MASSQGKNELKLADWMATLPESMHSIPLTNLAIPGSHDSFSFYIDEASPVGPEQPETVQNFVSVFGTVAKKLMRKWLATQTMNFTGQLGAGIRYFDLRISTKPRDPDNELYFAHGLFSAKVNEGLEEINAFLTDHHKEVVFLDFNHFYGMQKYHHEKLVQMLKDIYGNKMCPAIFAQEVSLKYLWEKDYQVLVFYHSPVALEVPFLWPGQMMPAPWANTTDPEKLIQFLQASITERRKKGSFFISQVVLTPKASTVVKGVASGLRETITERALPAMMQWVRTQKPGESGINIVTADFVELGDFISTVIKLNYVFDEGEANT